In a genomic window of Streptomyces roseoviridis:
- a CDS encoding MOSC domain-containing protein produces the protein MELLSVNAGRPTAVDYTNAPSGRTGIDKRPVEGPVRIAAPGPEGASGVAGDAVCDLRFHGGADRAVYAFAREDLDRWEAELGRTLAAGSFGENLTLRGLDVNGALIGERWRIGDEVVLEVTGGRIPCRTFAGFLEEKGWVRRFNESAAGPGALLRVITPGEVRAGDPVKVVHRPSHGITVARLHHAATADRTLLPETLVAAEWMESGLLALARAYTEKYGEESGER, from the coding sequence ATGGAACTGCTGAGCGTGAACGCGGGCCGCCCCACGGCCGTGGACTACACCAACGCCCCTTCGGGGAGGACCGGCATCGACAAGCGCCCGGTCGAGGGACCCGTACGGATCGCGGCGCCCGGCCCCGAGGGGGCGAGCGGGGTCGCCGGGGACGCCGTCTGCGACCTGCGCTTCCACGGCGGAGCCGACCGCGCCGTGTACGCCTTCGCCCGCGAGGACCTGGACCGGTGGGAGGCCGAGCTCGGCCGCACCCTCGCCGCGGGGTCCTTCGGCGAGAACCTCACCCTCCGCGGCCTGGACGTCAACGGCGCCCTGATCGGCGAGCGCTGGCGGATCGGCGACGAGGTGGTCCTGGAGGTGACCGGCGGCCGCATCCCCTGCCGCACCTTCGCCGGCTTCCTGGAGGAGAAGGGCTGGGTCCGCCGCTTCAACGAGTCCGCGGCCGGGCCCGGCGCGCTGCTCCGCGTGATCACCCCGGGCGAGGTCCGGGCCGGCGACCCGGTGAAGGTCGTCCACCGCCCCTCCCACGGCATCACCGTCGCCCGTCTGCACCACGCGGCCACGGCCGACCGGACGCTGCTGCCCGAGACGCTGGTGGCGGCCGAGTGGATGGAGTCGGGGCTGCTCGCGCTCGCGCGCGCGTACACGGAGAAGTACGGCGAGGAGAGCGGGGAGCGGTAG
- a CDS encoding glycerol-3-phosphate dehydrogenase/oxidase produces the protein MRTATLGPAEREAALAAMAERELDVLVVGAGVVGAGTALDSVTRGLTTGLVEARDWASGTSSRSSKLIHGGLRYLEMLDFALVREALKERGLLLERLAPHLVRPVPFLYPLQHKGWERLYAGSGVALYDAMSVSSGHGRGLPVHRHLTRRRALRVAPCLRKDALVGALQYYDAQMDDARFVTTLVRTAASYGAHVAGRARVVGFLREGERVVGARVQDVETGGEYEIRARQIVNATGVWTDDTQALIGERGQFHVRASKGIHLVVPKDRIHSTTGLILRTEKSVLFVIPWGRHWIIGTTDTGWDLDKAHPAASSADIDYLLEHVNGVLATPLTRDDVQGVYAGLRPLLAGESDATSKLSREHTVAHPVPGLVVVAGGKYTTYRVMAKDAVDEAVHGLDKRVAACVTEDTPLLGAEGYKALWNARAGIAARTGLHVARVEHLLNRYGSLTEELLDLIAADPSLGAPLPAAEDYLRAEIVYAASHEGARHLDDVLTRRTRISIETFDRGTRSARACAELMAPVLGWDAGQIDKEVEHYEKRVEAERESQRQPDDLTADAARLGAPDIVPI, from the coding sequence GTGAGGACAGCGACACTGGGACCCGCCGAGCGCGAAGCAGCGCTCGCGGCCATGGCCGAGCGCGAACTGGACGTCTTGGTCGTCGGCGCCGGAGTCGTCGGCGCCGGCACCGCACTCGACTCCGTCACCAGAGGTCTCACCACCGGCCTCGTCGAGGCCCGTGACTGGGCGTCCGGCACCTCCAGCCGGTCGAGCAAGCTGATCCACGGCGGACTGCGCTATCTGGAGATGCTCGACTTCGCCCTCGTCCGCGAGGCCCTCAAGGAGCGCGGCCTGCTCCTCGAACGGCTCGCACCCCACCTGGTCAGGCCCGTCCCCTTCCTCTACCCCTTGCAGCACAAGGGCTGGGAGCGGCTGTACGCGGGCTCGGGCGTCGCCCTGTACGACGCGATGTCCGTCTCCTCGGGCCACGGCCGCGGCCTGCCGGTGCACCGGCACCTCACCCGCCGGCGCGCCCTGCGGGTCGCCCCCTGCCTCCGGAAGGACGCCCTCGTCGGCGCCCTGCAGTACTACGACGCCCAGATGGACGACGCCCGCTTCGTCACCACCCTCGTCCGCACCGCCGCGAGCTACGGCGCCCACGTCGCCGGCCGGGCCCGCGTCGTCGGATTCCTGCGCGAAGGCGAACGGGTGGTCGGCGCCCGCGTCCAGGACGTCGAGACCGGCGGGGAGTACGAGATCAGGGCCCGTCAGATCGTCAACGCCACCGGCGTGTGGACCGACGACACCCAGGCCCTCATCGGCGAGCGCGGCCAGTTCCACGTCCGCGCCTCCAAGGGCATCCACCTGGTCGTCCCCAAGGACCGCATCCACTCCACCACCGGGCTCATCCTGCGCACCGAGAAGTCCGTCCTCTTCGTCATCCCCTGGGGCCGCCACTGGATCATCGGCACCACCGACACCGGCTGGGACCTCGACAAGGCGCACCCGGCCGCCTCCAGCGCCGACATCGACTACCTCCTGGAGCACGTCAACGGGGTGCTCGCGACCCCGCTCACCCGCGACGACGTCCAGGGCGTCTACGCGGGCCTGCGCCCCCTGCTCGCCGGCGAGTCGGACGCCACCAGCAAGCTCTCCCGCGAACACACCGTCGCCCACCCGGTGCCCGGACTGGTCGTCGTCGCCGGCGGCAAGTACACGACCTACCGGGTCATGGCCAAGGACGCCGTCGACGAGGCCGTCCACGGACTCGACAAGCGGGTCGCCGCCTGCGTCACCGAGGACACCCCGCTCCTGGGCGCCGAGGGCTACAAGGCCCTGTGGAACGCCCGCGCCGGCATCGCCGCCCGCACCGGCCTCCACGTGGCCCGCGTCGAGCACCTGCTCAACCGCTACGGCTCCCTGACGGAGGAGCTCCTCGACCTCATCGCCGCCGACCCGTCCCTCGGCGCGCCCCTGCCCGCCGCCGAGGACTACCTGCGGGCCGAGATCGTCTACGCCGCCTCCCACGAGGGCGCGCGGCACCTGGACGACGTCCTCACCCGGCGCACCCGCATCTCCATCGAGACCTTCGACCGGGGCACCCGCAGCGCCCGCGCATGCGCCGAACTCATGGCCCCGGTGCTCGGCTGGGACGCCGGCCAGATCGACAAGGAGGTCGAGCACTACGAGAAGCGGGTCGAGGCGGAGCGCGAGTCCCAGCGCCAGCCGGACGACCTGACGGCGGACGCGGCACGGCTCGGAGCACCGGACATCGTGCCGATCTGA
- a CDS encoding SDR family oxidoreductase → MTTALITGATAGIGAAFARRLAADGHDVVLVARDVKRLREQATELHDRHGIEAEVLAADLSEEAGIATVEARLSDPKRPVDLLVNNAGFGNKGRFLEVSMADELKMLKVHCEAVLRLTSAAADSMRSRGRGGVVNVASVAAFVPRGTYGASKAWVVQFTQGAARDLAGSGVRLMALCPGFVRTEFHQRAGMGTDNIPGWMWLDADKLVAAALTDLARGRTLSIPDPRYKALMGVVKLAPRGLLGGVSSRAGRKYGPK, encoded by the coding sequence ATGACGACTGCACTGATTACGGGCGCGACCGCGGGCATCGGCGCCGCCTTCGCACGGCGGCTCGCCGCGGACGGACACGACGTGGTGCTGGTGGCACGCGACGTGAAGCGGCTCCGGGAACAGGCGACCGAACTGCACGACCGGCACGGGATCGAGGCCGAGGTGCTCGCGGCCGACCTGTCCGAGGAGGCCGGGATCGCGACCGTCGAGGCGCGGCTCTCCGACCCCAAGCGGCCGGTCGATCTCCTGGTGAACAACGCGGGGTTCGGCAACAAGGGCCGGTTCCTCGAAGTGTCCATGGCCGACGAGCTGAAGATGCTGAAGGTGCACTGCGAGGCGGTGCTGCGGCTGACCTCGGCGGCTGCGGACTCGATGCGGTCGCGGGGCCGGGGCGGGGTGGTGAACGTCGCCTCGGTGGCCGCGTTCGTGCCGCGCGGGACGTACGGCGCGTCGAAGGCGTGGGTCGTGCAGTTCACCCAGGGCGCGGCGCGGGACCTGGCGGGGAGCGGGGTGCGGCTGATGGCACTGTGCCCGGGGTTCGTGCGGACGGAGTTCCACCAGCGGGCGGGGATGGGGACGGACAACATCCCCGGCTGGATGTGGCTGGACGCGGACAAGCTGGTGGCGGCGGCCCTCACCGACCTGGCCCGGGGGCGGACGCTGTCGATCCCCGACCCCCGGTACAAGGCGCTGATGGGCGTGGTGAAGCTGGCGCCGCGCGGTCTGCTGGGCGGCGTCTCCTCCCGGGCGGGTCGGAAGTACGGGCCCAAGTAG
- a CDS encoding LysR family transcriptional regulator, with protein sequence MIEARHLRVLRAVAATGSFSAAARELGCTQPAVSQQMKALESSAGTPLLVRTGREMRLTQAGEALVRHAAGILAGLTAAEEEVAAIAGLRAGRVRLVSFPSGSSTLVPTALAALRAAHPGTRVSLVEAEPPRSVEMLREGDCDVALAFRYGTGPAGPDSWEDLVVRPLLADRLVGLVPEGHRLAGAGSVTIGELAEDPWIAGCPRCRRQLVDVCERAGFTPRIDFATDDYPAVVGLVGAGLGVAVLPELAIESVRPRGAVAVTVEPPVEREIVALTLPDLAQVPAVAATLDELGRAARRAVGHARTAGAA encoded by the coding sequence ATGATCGAGGCCCGCCACCTCCGCGTCCTGCGCGCCGTCGCCGCCACCGGCTCCTTCTCCGCCGCGGCGCGCGAACTCGGCTGCACCCAGCCCGCGGTGAGCCAGCAGATGAAAGCGCTCGAATCCTCCGCCGGCACCCCTCTGCTGGTCCGCACCGGACGCGAGATGCGGCTGACCCAGGCGGGCGAGGCCCTGGTCCGGCACGCCGCCGGCATCCTCGCCGGGCTCACCGCCGCCGAGGAGGAGGTCGCCGCCATCGCGGGTCTGCGGGCCGGCCGGGTGCGGCTGGTGTCCTTCCCGAGCGGCAGCTCCACCCTCGTCCCCACCGCCCTGGCCGCCCTGCGCGCCGCCCACCCCGGCACCCGGGTCTCCCTCGTGGAGGCCGAGCCGCCGCGCTCGGTGGAGATGCTGCGCGAGGGCGACTGCGACGTGGCGCTCGCCTTCCGGTACGGGACGGGGCCCGCGGGACCGGACAGCTGGGAGGACCTGGTGGTCCGTCCGCTGCTCGCCGACCGCCTCGTCGGGCTCGTCCCGGAGGGCCACCGGCTGGCCGGCGCCGGGTCGGTCACCATCGGCGAACTGGCAGAGGACCCCTGGATCGCGGGCTGCCCCCGCTGCCGTCGCCAGCTGGTGGACGTCTGCGAGCGGGCGGGCTTCACGCCCCGGATCGACTTCGCCACCGACGACTACCCGGCCGTGGTGGGCCTGGTGGGCGCGGGGCTCGGCGTCGCCGTCCTGCCGGAGCTGGCCATCGAGTCCGTACGGCCGAGGGGGGCCGTCGCCGTGACGGTGGAGCCGCCCGTGGAGCGGGAGATCGTGGCGCTGACCCTTCCGGACCTGGCCCAGGTCCCGGCCGTCGCGGCCACTCTGGACGAACTCGGCCGGGCCGCCCGCCGCGCCGTGGGCCACGCGAGGACCGCCGGGGCGGCCTGA
- a CDS encoding WhiB family transcriptional regulator gives MADFSRLPGPNADLWDWQLLAACRGVDSSLFFHPEGERGAARSARENSAKEVCMRCPVRAECAAHALAVREPYGVWGGLTEDEREELMGRARNRLVTTSAPTAHAAPSGAATRASAASSAGVAHA, from the coding sequence ATGGCAGATTTCTCCCGCCTTCCCGGACCCAACGCCGATCTGTGGGACTGGCAGCTCCTCGCGGCCTGCCGAGGAGTCGACAGCTCGCTGTTCTTCCACCCCGAGGGAGAGCGCGGCGCGGCACGGAGTGCGCGCGAGAACTCGGCTAAAGAGGTCTGCATGCGGTGCCCGGTGCGCGCGGAGTGCGCGGCACACGCACTCGCCGTACGAGAGCCCTACGGCGTCTGGGGCGGCCTCACCGAGGACGAACGCGAGGAGCTCATGGGCCGGGCGCGCAACCGCCTGGTCACCACGTCGGCCCCGACGGCCCACGCGGCCCCCTCCGGAGCCGCGACGCGGGCCTCGGCCGCGAGCTCGGCAGGCGTGGCCCACGCCTGA
- a CDS encoding sigma-70 family RNA polymerase sigma factor, producing the protein MRDDETMGSPVPAGPGEIGALVHRAVEGDAQATHDLLARVHPLALRYCRTRLNRLPGDARHFVEDLAQEVCVAVLMALPRYRDTGRPFEAFVFAIAGHKVADLQRAAMRHPGSTAVPSDEMPERPDDSLGPEERALLSDDAEWAKKLLANLPENQRELLVLRVAVGLTAEETGQMLGMSPGAVRVAQHRALSRLRALAEQ; encoded by the coding sequence ATGCGCGACGACGAGACCATGGGGTCGCCCGTGCCCGCCGGGCCGGGGGAGATCGGTGCGCTCGTCCACCGCGCCGTCGAGGGGGACGCGCAGGCCACGCACGACCTCCTCGCGCGCGTGCACCCGCTCGCCCTGCGCTACTGCCGTACGCGGCTGAACCGGCTGCCGGGTGATGCCCGCCACTTCGTGGAGGACCTCGCCCAGGAGGTGTGCGTCGCCGTCCTCATGGCGCTGCCGCGCTACCGGGACACCGGCCGGCCCTTCGAGGCGTTCGTCTTCGCCATCGCCGGCCACAAGGTCGCCGACCTCCAGCGGGCCGCCATGCGGCACCCCGGCTCGACGGCGGTGCCCTCCGACGAGATGCCCGAGCGCCCCGACGACTCCCTCGGCCCCGAGGAGCGCGCGCTGCTCAGCGACGACGCCGAGTGGGCCAAGAAGCTGCTCGCCAACCTCCCCGAGAACCAGCGCGAGCTCCTCGTGCTGCGGGTGGCCGTCGGGCTGACCGCCGAGGAGACCGGGCAGATGCTCGGCATGTCCCCCGGCGCGGTGCGGGTGGCCCAGCACCGCGCGCTCAGCCGGCTGCGGGCGCTGGCCGAGCAGTAG
- a CDS encoding nucleotide sugar dehydrogenase: MPADLAVIGLGHHGLPLAQAATAAGIATVGYDTDPRPVAELAAGRPPVDGSLTAAEIRRMLSAGFRPALDSAELGRVRTAVICAPTPPGPDGALDLTAVTDAARSLAARLRPHTTVLLESPVPPGTTEGPLRDLLERGSGLRAGRDFHLAYSPGRLDPGRRAPGGAQGAHALAGTPKVIGGLTPACTESAAAFYGRLTDKVVRARGPREAETVKLLETNFRHVNIALVNEMAVLCHEIGVDLWDVIRCAETKPFGFQAFRPGPGVGGHGVPVDRLGGHRPLRLVELAGQVNERMPQYVVQRSATLLNEHGKSARGARVLLLGITYKPDLADRQGSPADEIARRLMDLGAQLSYHDPYVPDWRVRELPVPRADSLYEAAAHADLTILLQHHRTYDLQGLSVKAQLLLDTRGATPAGAAHRL, encoded by the coding sequence ATGCCCGCTGATCTCGCCGTCATCGGCCTCGGTCACCACGGACTCCCCCTCGCCCAGGCAGCCACCGCCGCCGGCATCGCCACCGTCGGCTACGACACCGATCCACGCCCCGTCGCCGAGCTCGCCGCCGGGCGGCCCCCCGTCGACGGCTCCCTCACCGCCGCCGAGATCCGCCGGATGCTCTCCGCCGGCTTCCGGCCCGCGCTCGATTCCGCCGAGCTCGGGCGGGTCCGCACGGCCGTCATCTGCGCTCCCACCCCACCGGGACCGGACGGCGCACTCGACCTCACCGCCGTGACCGACGCCGCCCGCTCCCTCGCCGCGCGGCTGCGCCCCCACACCACCGTCCTCCTGGAGTCACCGGTGCCGCCCGGCACCACCGAGGGGCCGCTGCGCGACCTGCTGGAGCGAGGCTCCGGGCTGCGCGCCGGCCGCGACTTCCACCTGGCCTACTCCCCCGGCCGCCTCGACCCCGGCCGCCGCGCGCCCGGCGGGGCCCAGGGCGCCCACGCGCTCGCCGGCACGCCCAAGGTGATCGGCGGCCTGACCCCGGCCTGCACCGAGTCCGCCGCCGCCTTCTACGGCCGCCTCACCGACAAGGTGGTCCGCGCGCGCGGGCCGCGCGAGGCCGAGACGGTCAAGCTCCTGGAGACCAACTTCCGGCACGTCAACATCGCCCTCGTCAACGAGATGGCGGTGCTCTGTCATGAGATCGGCGTCGACCTCTGGGACGTCATCCGCTGCGCCGAGACCAAGCCCTTCGGCTTCCAGGCCTTCCGCCCCGGACCCGGCGTCGGCGGCCACGGCGTCCCCGTCGACCGCCTGGGCGGCCACCGCCCGCTGCGCCTCGTGGAACTCGCCGGCCAGGTCAACGAGCGCATGCCGCAGTACGTCGTCCAGCGCAGCGCCACGCTCCTCAACGAGCACGGCAAGTCCGCCCGCGGCGCCCGGGTGCTCCTGCTCGGCATCACGTACAAACCCGATCTCGCCGACCGGCAGGGCTCCCCCGCCGACGAGATCGCCCGCCGGCTGATGGACCTGGGCGCCCAGCTCAGCTATCACGACCCGTACGTCCCCGACTGGCGCGTCCGCGAGCTGCCCGTCCCCCGCGCCGACTCGCTCTACGAGGCCGCCGCCCACGCCGACCTCACGATCCTGCTCCAGCACCACCGCACCTACGACCTCCAGGGCCTGTCGGTGAAGGCCCAGCTCCTCCTGGACACCCGCGGCGCCACCCCCGCGGGAGCGGCCCACCGGCTGTGA
- a CDS encoding GuaB3 family IMP dehydrogenase-related protein, protein MTEIEIGRGKRGRRAYAFDDIAVVPSRRTRDPKEVSIAWQIDAYRFELPFLAAPMDSVVSPQTAIRIGELGGLGVLNLEGLWTRYEDPQPLLDEIAELDEAAATRRLQEIYAAPIKEELIGQRIKEVRDSGVVTAAALSPQRTAQFSKAVVDAGVDIFVIRGTTVSAEHVSGAAEPLNLKQFIYELDVPVIVGGCATYTAALHLMRTGAAGVLVGFGGGAAHTTRNVLGIQVPMATAVADVAAARRDYMDESGGRYVHVIADGGVGWSGDLPKAIACGADAVMIGSPLARATDAPGKGHHWGMEAVHEDVPRGKLVDLGIVGTTEEILAGPSHTPDGSMNFFGALRRAMATTGYSELKEFQRVEVTVADAQHKR, encoded by the coding sequence GTGACTGAGATCGAGATCGGGCGCGGCAAGCGCGGCCGCAGGGCGTACGCGTTCGACGACATCGCCGTCGTACCGAGCCGGCGCACCCGGGACCCGAAGGAGGTCTCGATCGCCTGGCAGATCGACGCCTACCGCTTCGAGCTGCCCTTCCTGGCCGCCCCGATGGACTCGGTCGTCTCGCCGCAGACCGCCATCCGCATCGGCGAGCTGGGCGGCCTCGGCGTGCTCAACCTCGAGGGCCTGTGGACCCGCTACGAGGACCCGCAGCCGCTGCTCGACGAGATCGCCGAGCTCGACGAGGCCGCCGCGACCCGCCGTCTGCAGGAGATCTACGCCGCCCCGATCAAGGAAGAGCTGATCGGGCAGCGCATCAAGGAGGTGCGCGACTCGGGTGTGGTCACCGCCGCCGCGCTCTCCCCGCAGCGCACCGCCCAGTTCTCCAAGGCCGTCGTCGACGCCGGCGTGGACATCTTCGTCATCCGCGGCACGACCGTCTCCGCCGAGCACGTCTCCGGCGCGGCCGAGCCGCTGAACCTGAAGCAGTTCATCTACGAGCTGGACGTCCCGGTCATCGTCGGCGGCTGCGCCACCTACACCGCGGCCCTGCACCTGATGCGCACCGGCGCCGCGGGCGTCCTGGTCGGCTTCGGCGGCGGCGCCGCCCACACCACCCGCAACGTGCTCGGCATCCAGGTCCCGATGGCCACCGCCGTCGCCGACGTGGCCGCGGCCCGCCGGGACTACATGGACGAGTCCGGCGGCCGTTACGTGCACGTCATCGCGGACGGCGGTGTCGGCTGGTCCGGCGACCTGCCCAAGGCGATCGCCTGCGGCGCCGACGCCGTCATGATCGGCTCCCCGCTCGCCCGCGCCACGGACGCCCCCGGCAAGGGCCACCACTGGGGCATGGAGGCCGTCCACGAGGACGTGCCGCGCGGCAAGCTCGTCGACCTGGGGATCGTCGGTACGACCGAGGAGATCCTCGCCGGTCCGTCGCACACCCCCGACGGCTCGATGAACTTCTTCGGCGCCCTGCGCCGCGCGATGGCCACCACGGGCTACAGCGAGCTCAAGGAGTTCCAGCGCGTCGAGGTCACGGTCGCCGACGCCCAGCACAAGCGCTGA
- a CDS encoding response regulator transcription factor, translated as MTSVLVCDDSPLAREALRRAVATVPGVERVTTAANGEEVLRRWGADRSDLILMDVRMPGLGGVETVRRLLSADPGARIIMLTVAEDLDGVALAVAAGARGYLHKDASRAELRATVTQALADPTWRLAPRRLRSAEMGAAPTLTAREIQVLEGMSHGRSNAEIGRELFLSEDTVKTHARRLFKKLGASDRAHAVALGFRWGLVR; from the coding sequence ATGACATCCGTGCTCGTCTGCGACGACTCCCCGCTTGCCCGAGAGGCGCTCCGCCGCGCGGTCGCGACCGTGCCCGGCGTCGAGCGCGTGACCACCGCGGCCAACGGCGAGGAAGTCCTCCGCCGCTGGGGCGCGGACCGTTCGGACCTGATCCTGATGGACGTGCGCATGCCCGGCCTGGGCGGCGTGGAAACCGTCCGCCGGCTGCTCTCCGCGGATCCGGGCGCCCGCATCATCATGCTCACCGTCGCCGAGGACCTGGACGGCGTGGCGCTCGCCGTCGCCGCCGGTGCCCGTGGCTATCTGCACAAGGACGCCTCGCGCGCCGAGCTGCGGGCCACCGTCACCCAGGCCCTCGCCGACCCGACCTGGCGGCTCGCCCCGCGCCGGCTGCGGTCGGCCGAGATGGGCGCCGCGCCCACCCTCACCGCCCGTGAGATCCAGGTCCTCGAAGGCATGAGCCACGGCCGGTCCAACGCCGAGATCGGACGCGAGCTGTTCCTCTCCGAGGACACGGTCAAGACCCACGCCCGCCGCCTCTTCAAGAAGCTCGGCGCCTCCGACCGGGCGCACGCCGTCGCCCTCGGATTCCGCTGGGGTCTGGTCCGCTGA
- the guaB gene encoding IMP dehydrogenase, with protein MTNVDGVPEKFATLGLTYDDVLLLPGASEVLPNAVDTSSRISRNVRVNIPLLSAAMDKVTESRMAIAMARLGGVGVLHRNLSIEDQVNQVDLVKRSESGMVTDPITVHPEATLAEADALCAKFRISGVPVTNPAGKLLGIVTNRDMAFESDRSRQVREVMTPMPLVTGKVGISGVDAMELLRRHKIEKLPLVDDEGILKGLITVKDFVKAEKYPNAAKDAEGRLLVGAAVGASPEALERAQALAAVGVDFLIVDTSHGHNSNALSWMSKIKSSVNVDVIGGNVATRDGAQAMIDAGVDGIKVGVGPGSICTTRVVAGIGVPQVTAIYEASLAARAAGVPLIGDGGLQYSGDIGKALAAGADTVMLGSLLAGCEESPGELLFINGKQFKSYRGMGSLGAMQSRGQGKSYSKDRYFQAEVTSDDKLVPEGIEGQVPYRGPLANVLHQLVGGLRQTMGYVGAATIEEMESKGRFVRITSAGLKESHPHDIQMTVEAPNYSRK; from the coding sequence ATGACCAACGTCGACGGAGTGCCCGAGAAATTCGCGACACTCGGGCTGACCTACGACGATGTGCTGCTGCTGCCGGGCGCCTCCGAGGTGCTTCCCAACGCGGTCGACACCTCGTCCCGCATCTCCCGCAACGTACGGGTCAACATCCCGCTGCTGTCCGCGGCGATGGACAAGGTGACCGAGTCCCGCATGGCCATCGCGATGGCGCGGCTCGGCGGCGTCGGCGTGCTGCACCGCAACCTCTCCATCGAGGACCAGGTCAACCAGGTCGACCTGGTCAAGCGCTCCGAGTCCGGCATGGTCACGGACCCCATCACGGTCCACCCCGAGGCGACGCTCGCCGAGGCGGACGCCCTGTGCGCCAAGTTCCGCATCAGCGGTGTCCCGGTCACCAACCCGGCCGGCAAGCTGCTCGGCATCGTGACCAACCGCGACATGGCCTTCGAGAGCGACCGCAGCCGTCAGGTCCGCGAGGTCATGACGCCGATGCCGCTGGTCACCGGCAAGGTCGGCATCTCCGGCGTGGACGCCATGGAGCTGCTGCGCCGCCACAAGATCGAGAAGCTTCCGCTGGTCGACGACGAGGGCATCCTCAAGGGCCTGATCACCGTCAAGGACTTCGTCAAGGCGGAGAAGTACCCGAACGCCGCCAAGGACGCCGAGGGCCGGCTGCTCGTCGGCGCGGCCGTCGGTGCCAGCCCCGAGGCCCTGGAGCGCGCCCAGGCGCTCGCCGCCGTCGGCGTGGACTTCCTGATCGTCGACACCTCCCACGGCCACAACAGCAACGCCCTGAGCTGGATGTCGAAGATCAAGTCGAGCGTGAACGTCGACGTGATCGGCGGCAACGTCGCCACGCGCGACGGCGCCCAGGCCATGATCGACGCCGGTGTCGACGGCATCAAGGTCGGCGTCGGACCGGGCTCGATCTGCACCACCCGTGTGGTCGCCGGCATCGGCGTCCCCCAGGTCACCGCCATCTACGAGGCCTCGCTCGCGGCCCGCGCCGCCGGCGTCCCGCTGATCGGCGACGGCGGCCTGCAGTACTCCGGCGACATCGGCAAGGCCCTGGCCGCCGGCGCCGACACCGTGATGCTCGGCAGCCTGCTCGCGGGCTGCGAGGAGTCGCCCGGCGAGCTGCTCTTCATCAACGGCAAGCAGTTCAAGTCGTACCGCGGCATGGGGTCGCTCGGCGCCATGCAGTCCCGTGGCCAGGGCAAGTCCTACTCGAAGGACCGCTACTTCCAGGCCGAGGTCACCTCGGACGACAAGCTCGTGCCCGAGGGCATCGAGGGCCAGGTGCCCTACCGCGGCCCGCTGGCGAACGTCCTGCACCAGCTCGTCGGCGGTCTGCGCCAGACGATGGGCTACGTGGGCGCCGCCACCATCGAGGAGATGGAGTCCAAGGGCCGGTTCGTCCGGATCACGTCCGCGGGCCTCAAGGAGAGCCACCCGCACGACATCCAGATGACCGTCGAGGCGCCGAACTACAGCAGGAAGTAA